One window from the genome of Salmo salar chromosome ssa25, Ssal_v3.1, whole genome shotgun sequence encodes:
- the LOC106599385 gene encoding collagen alpha-3(VI) chain isoform X1, with protein sequence MSTVIVQVTTMTPTVIPTILVESQAPRRDVVFLLDGSDGTRSGFPAMRDFVQRVVETLGVDENRDRVAVVQYSKDPAAQFYLNTYTTKGEIHNTVRGLRHKGGRPLNTGAALQYVRDNVFTVSSGSRRIEGVPQLLILLSGGRSFDNVDTPASALKELGVLIFGIGTRSSDSRELQRISHDPSYALSVSDFTDLPNIQQQLLSSVEAVVIEVTPESTTDLVDHDTSRKDVVFLVDGSDGTRNGFPAMRDFVQRVVGKLNVGGDKDRVSVVQYGRDQEVHFYLNTYTTKEDILDTVRSLRHRGGRPLNTGAALQYVRDNVFTASSGSRSQEGVPQMLILLSGGRSSDNVDIPASALKESGVLIFGIGTRNSSREVQRIATDPSFSQSVSEFSDLPSVQEQFFSSLITVQVEATPITPRVIVDQSIARKDVVFLLDGSDGTRNGFPAMRDFVQRVVEKLTVEENRDRVSVVQYSRESEAHFYLNTYTTKEDVVDTVRGLRHKGGRPLNTGAALQYVRDNVFIASSGSRRLEGVPQILILLNGGRSFDNVDTPASALKELGVLVFGIGTRSSDSRELQKISYDPSYALSVSEFTDLPNVQQQLLSAMSTVIVQVTTMTPTVIPTILVESQAPRRDVVFLLDGSDGTRSGFPAMRDFVQRVVETLGVDENRDRVAVVQYSKDPAAQFYLNTYTTKGEILNTVRGLRHKGGRPLNTGAALQYVRDNVFTVSSGSRRIEGVPQLLILLSGGRSFDNVDTPASALKELGVLIFGIGTRSSDSRELQRISHDPSYALSVSDFTDLPNIQQQLLSSVEAVVIEVTPESTTDLVDHDTSRKDVVFLVDGSDGTRNGFPAMRDFVQRVVGKLNVGGDKDRVSVVSYGRDQEVHFYLNTYTTKEDILDTVRSLRHRGGRPLNTGAALQYVRDNVFTASSGSRSQEGVPQMLILLSGGRSSDNVDIPASALKESGVLIFGIGTRNSSREVQRIATDPSFSQSVSEFTDLPSIQEQFFSSLITVQVEATPITPPVIVDQSIARKDVVFLLDGSDGTRNGFPAMRDFVQRVVEKLTVEENRDRVSVVQYSRESEAHFYLNTYTTKEDVVDTVRGLRHKGGRPLNTGAALQYVRDNVFIASSGSRRLEGVPQILILLNGGRSFDNVDTPASALKELGVLVFGIGTRSSDSRELQKYPMTPVMLFPCLNLLTSPTSNSSFFLL encoded by the exons ATGAGCACTGTCATTGTACAGGTCACAACCATGACaccaacagtaataccaacaatacTAG TTGAGAGTCAGGCTCCCAGGAGGGATGTCGTGTTCTTGCTGGATGGATCTGATGGCACTAGGAGTGGATTCCCAGCAATGCGGGACTTTGTTCAAAGAGTAGTGGAGACACTCGGTGTGGATGAGAACAGAGATCGCGTGGCTGTGGTCCAGTACAGTAAAGATCCAGCAGCCCAATTCtatctgaacacatacacaacaaaAGGAGAGATTCACAACACTGTAAGAGGTCTGAGACACAAAGGTGGGAGACCTCTTAACACTGGAGCTGCTCTCCAGTATGTGAGAGACAATGTCTTTACTGTCTCCTCCGGAAGTCGACGCATTGAAGGTGTTCCACAGTTACTGATTCTGCTGAGTGGTGGAAGGTCCTTTGACAATGTTGACACTCCAGCTTCTGCTCTGAAGGAGCTTGGGGTCTTGATCTTTGGAATTGGAACAAGGAGCTCCGATAGCAGAGAATTGCAGAGGATATCACATGATCCCAGttacgctctgtctgtctctgacttcaCTGACCTTCCAAACATCCAGCAGCAACTTCTGTCCTCGGTGGAGGCAGTTGTTATTGAGGTTACGCCAGAATCGACAACAGATTTAG TTGATCATGACACCTCCAGAAAGGATGTGGTATTCCTTGTGGATGGTTCTGATGGCACAAGGAATGGATTCCCAGCAATGCGTGATTTTGTTCAGAGAGTAGTGGGGAAACTCAATGTGGGAGGAGACAAAGACCGCGTTTCTGTTGTCCAGTACGGTAGAGATCAAGAAGTtcatttctatctgaacacatACACCACAAAGGAGGACATTCTTGACACTGTCAGAAGTCTGAGGCACAGAGGAGGTAGACCCCTTAACACTGGGGCAGCCCTCCAATACGTACGGGACAATGTCTTTACTGCCTCCTCTGGAAGCAGAAGCCAAGAGGGCGTCCCTCAGATGCTGATACTGCTGAGTGGGGGAAGGTCCAGTGATAATGTTGACATACCAGCTTCTGCCCTGAAAGAGAGTGGGGTCTTGATCTTTGGCATTGGAACCAGAAATTCCAGCAGAGAGGTTCAAAGGATTGCCACTGATCCTAGTTTTTCCCAGTCTGTTTCTGAATTCTCTGACCTCCCCAGCGTCCAGGAGCAGTTTTTCTCCTCACTCATAACTGTACAAGTTGAGGCCACACCCATAACCCCAAGAGTCATAG TGGACCAAAGCATTGCCAGAAAGGATGTAGTATTCCTGCTGGATGGTTCTGATGGCACTAGGAATGGCTTTCCAGCAATGCGTGACTTTGTTCAAAGAGTGGTAGAGAAACTCactgtggaggagaacagagatcgaGTCTCTGTGGTCCAGTATAGCAGAGAATCAGAGGCCCACTTCTATCTGAACACTTACACAACAAAGGAAGACGTTGTGGACACCGTAAGAGGCCTGAGGCACAAAGGAGGGAgacccctcaacactggggcagcTCTCCAGTATGTCAGGGACAATGTCTTTATTGCCTCCTCCGGAAGTAGGCGCCTTGAAGGTGTTCCACAGATTCTGATACTGCTGAATGGTGGAAGGTCCTTTGACAATGTAGATACACCAGCGTCTGCTCTCAAGGAGCTTGGTGTCTTGGTGTTTGGAATTGGAACAAGGAGCTCTGATAGCAGAGAATTACAAAAAATATCCTATGACCCCAGTTATGCTCTTTCCGTGTCTGAATTTACTGACCTCCCCAACGTCCAACAGCAGCTTCTTTCTGCTATGAGCACTGTCATTGTACAGGTCACAACCATGACaccaacagtaataccaacaatacTAG TTGAGAGTCAGGCTCCCAGGAGGGATGTCGTGTTCTTGCTGGATGGATCTGATGGCACTAGGAGTGGATTCCCAGCAATGCGGGACTTTGTTCAAAGAGTAGTGGAGACACTCGGTGTGGATGAGAACAGAGATCGCGTGGCTGTGGTCCAGTACAGTAAAGATCCAGCAGCCCAATTCtatctgaacacatacacaacaaaAGGAGAGATTCTCAACACTGTAAGAGGTCTGAGACACAAAGGTGGGAGACCTCTTAACACTGGAGCTGCTCTCCAGTATGTGAGAGACAATGTCTTTACTGTCTCCTCCGGAAGTCGACGCATTGAAGGTGTTCCACAGTTACTGATTCTGCTGAGTGGTGGAAGGTCCTTTGACAATGTTGACACTCCAGCTTCTGCTCTGAAGGAGCTTGGGGTCTTGATCTTTGGAATTGGAACAAGGAGCTCCGATAGCAGAGAATTGCAGAGGATATCACATGATCCCAGttacgctctgtctgtctctgacttcaCTGACCTTCCAAACATCCAGCAGCAACTTCTGTCCTCGGTGGAGGCAGTTGTTATTGAGGTTACGCCAGAATCGACAACAGATTTAG TTGATCATGACACCTCCAGAAAGGATGTGGTATTCCTTGTGGATGGTTCTGATGGCACAAGGAATGGATTCCCAGCAATGCGTGATTTTGTTCAGAGAGTAGTGGGGAAACTCAATGTGGGAGGAGACAAAGACCGCGTTTCTGTTGTCTCGTACGGTAGAGATCAAGAAGTtcatttctatctgaacacatACACCACAAAGGAGGACATTCTTGACACTGTCAGAAGTCTGAGGCACAGAGGAGGTAGACCCCTTAACACTGGGGCAGCCCTCCAATACGTACGGGACAATGTCTTTACTGCCTCCTCTGGAAGCAGAAGCCAAGAGGGCGTCCCTCAGATGCTGATACTGCTGAGTGGGGGAAGGTCCAGTGATAATGTTGACATACCAGCTTCTGCCCTGAAAGAGAGTGGGGTCTTGATCTTTGGCATTGGAACCAGAAATTCCAGCAGAGAGGTTCAAAGGATTGCCACTGATCCTAGTTTTTCACAGTCTGTTTCTGAATTCACTGACCTCCCCAGCATCCAGGAGCAGTTTTTCTCCTCACTCATAACTGTACAGGTTGAGGCCACACCCATAACCCCACCAGTCATAG TGGACCAAAGCATTGCCAGAAAGGATGTAGTATTCCTGCTGGATGGTTCTGATGGCACTAGGAATGGCTTTCCAGCAATGCGTGACTTTGTTCAAAGAGTGGTAGAGAAACTCactgtggaggagaacagagatcgaGTCTCTGTGGTCCAGTATAGCAGAGAATCAGAGGCCCACTTCTATCTGAACACTTACACAACAAAGGAAGACGTTGTGGACACCGTAAGAGGCCTGAGGCACAAAGGAGGGAgacccctcaacactggggcagcTCTCCAGTATGTCAGGGACAATGTCTTTATTGCCTCCTCCGGAAGTAGGCGCCTTGAAGGTGTTCCACAGATTCTGATACTGCTGAATGGTGGAAGGTCCTTTGACAATGTAGATACACCAGCGTCTGCTCTCAAGGAGCTTGGTGTCTTGGTGTTTGGAATTGGAACAAGGAGCTCTGATAGCAGAGAATTACAAAAATATCCTATGACCCCAGTTATGCTCTTTCCGTGTCTGAATTTACTGACCTCCCCAACGTCCAACAGCAGCTTCTTTCTGCTATGA
- the LOC106599385 gene encoding collagen alpha-3(VI) chain isoform X2, producing MRDFVQRVVETLGVDENRDRVAVVQYSKDPAAQFYLNTYTTKGEILNTVRGLRHKGGRPLNTGAALQYVRDNVFTVSSGSRRIEGVPQLLILLSGGRSFDNVDTPASALKELGVLIFGIGTRSSDSRELQRISHDPSYALSVSDFTDLPNIQQQLLSSVEAVVIEVTPESTTDLVDHDTSRKDVVFLVDGSDGTRNGFPAMRDFVQRVVGKLNVGGDKDRVSVVQYGRDQEVHFYLNTYTTKEDILDTVRSLRHRGGRPLNTGAALQYVRDNVFTASSGSRSQEGVPQMLILLSGGRSSDNVDIPASALKESGVLIFGIGTRNSSREVQRIATDPSFSQSVSEFSDLPSVQEQFFSSLITVQVEATPITPRVIVDQSIARKDVVFLLDGSDGTRNGFPAMRDFVQRVVEKLTVEENRDRVSVVQYSRESEAHFYLNTYTTKEDVVDTVRGLRHKGGRPLNTGAALQYVRDNVFIASSGSRRLEGVPQILILLNGGRSFDNVDTPASALKELGVLVFGIGTRSSDSRELQKISYDPSYALSVSEFTDLPNVQQQLLSAMSTVIVQVTTMTPTVIPTILVESQAPRRDVVFLLDGSDGTRSGFPAMRDFVQRVVETLGVDENRDRVAVVQYSKDPAAQFYLNTYTTKGEILNTVRGLRHKGGRPLNTGAALQYVRDNVFTVSSGSRRIEGVPQLLILLSGGRSFDNVDTPASALKELGVLIFGIGTRSSDSRELQRISHDPSYALSVSDFTDLPNIQQQLLSSVEAVVIEVTPESTTDLVDHDTSRKDVVFLVDGSDGTRNGFPAMRDFVQRVVGKLNVGGDKDRVSVVQYGRDQEVHFYLNTYTTKEDILDTVRSLRHRGGRPLNTGAALQYVRDNVFTASSGSRSQEGVPQMLILLSGGRSSDNVDIPASALKESGVLIFGIGTRNSSREVQRIATDPSFSQSVSEFSDLPSVQEQFFSSLITVQVEATPITPRVIVDQSIARKDVVFLLDGSDGTRNGFPAMRDFVQRVVEKLTVEENRDRVSVVQYSRESEAHFYLNTYTTKEDVVDTVRGLRHKGGRPLNTGAALQYVRDNVFIASSGSRRLEGVPQILILLNGGRSFDNVDTPASALKELGVLVFGIGTRSSDSRELQKYPMTPVMLFPCLNLLTSPTSNSSFFLL from the exons ATGCGGGACTTTGTTCAAAGAGTAGTGGAGACACTCGGTGTGGATGAGAACAGAGATCGCGTGGCTGTGGTCCAGTACAGTAAAGATCCAGCAGCCCAATTCtatctgaacacatacacaacaaaAGGAGAGATTCTCAACACTGTAAGAGGTCTGAGACACAAAGGTGGGAGACCTCTTAACACTGGAGCTGCTCTCCAGTATGTGAGAGACAATGTCTTTACTGTCTCCTCCGGAAGTCGACGCATTGAAGGTGTTCCACAGTTACTGATTCTGCTGAGTGGTGGAAGGTCCTTTGACAATGTTGACACTCCAGCTTCTGCTCTGAAGGAGCTTGGGGTCTTGATCTTTGGAATTGGAACAAGGAGCTCCGATAGCAGAGAATTGCAGAGGATATCACATGATCCCAGttacgctctgtctgtctctgacttcaCTGACCTTCCAAACATCCAGCAGCAACTTCTGTCCTCGGTGGAGGCAGTTGTTATTGAGGTTACGCCAGAATCGACAACAGATTTAG TTGATCATGACACCTCCAGAAAGGATGTGGTATTCCTTGTGGATGGTTCTGATGGCACAAGGAATGGATTCCCAGCAATGCGTGATTTTGTTCAGAGAGTAGTGGGGAAACTCAATGTGGGAGGAGACAAAGACCGCGTTTCTGTTGTCCAGTACGGTAGAGATCAAGAAGTtcatttctatctgaacacatACACCACAAAGGAGGACATTCTTGACACTGTCAGAAGTCTGAGGCACAGAGGAGGTAGACCCCTTAACACTGGGGCAGCCCTCCAATACGTACGGGACAATGTCTTTACTGCCTCCTCTGGAAGCAGAAGCCAAGAGGGCGTCCCTCAGATGCTGATACTGCTGAGTGGGGGAAGGTCCAGTGATAATGTTGACATACCAGCTTCTGCCCTGAAAGAGAGTGGGGTCTTGATCTTTGGCATTGGAACCAGAAATTCCAGCAGAGAGGTTCAAAGGATTGCCACTGATCCTAGTTTTTCCCAGTCTGTTTCTGAATTCTCTGACCTCCCCAGCGTCCAGGAGCAGTTTTTCTCCTCACTCATAACTGTACAAGTTGAGGCCACACCCATAACCCCAAGAGTCATAG TGGACCAAAGCATTGCCAGAAAGGATGTAGTATTCCTGCTGGATGGTTCTGATGGCACTAGGAATGGCTTTCCAGCAATGCGTGACTTTGTTCAAAGAGTGGTAGAGAAACTCactgtggaggagaacagagatcgaGTCTCTGTGGTCCAGTATAGCAGAGAATCAGAGGCCCACTTCTATCTGAACACTTACACAACAAAGGAAGACGTCGTGGACACCGTAAGAGGCCTGAGGCACAAAGGAGGGAgacccctcaacactggggcagcTCTCCAGTATGTCAGGGACAATGTCTTTATTGCCTCCTCCGGAAGTAGGCGCCTTGAAGGTGTTCCACAGATTCTGATACTGCTGAATGGTGGAAGGTCCTTTGACAATGTAGATACACCAGCGTCTGCTCTCAAGGAGCTTGGTGTCTTGGTGTTTGGAATTGGAACAAGGAGCTCTGATAGCAGAGAATTACAAAAAATATCCTATGACCCCAGTTATGCTCTTTCCGTGTCTGAATTTACTGACCTCCCCAACGTCCAACAGCAGCTTCTTTCTGCTATGAGCACTGTCATTGTACAGGTCACAACCATGACaccaacagtaataccaacaatacTAG TTGAGAGTCAGGCTCCCAGGAGGGATGTCGTGTTCTTGCTGGATGGATCTGATGGCACTAGGAGTGGATTCCCAGCAATGCGGGACTTTGTTCAAAGAGTAGTGGAGACACTCGGTGTGGATGAGAACAGAGATCGCGTGGCTGTGGTCCAGTACAGTAAAGATCCAGCAGCCCAATTCtatctgaacacatacacaacaaaAGGAGAGATTCTCAACACTGTAAGAGGTCTGAGACACAAAGGTGGGAGACCTCTTAACACTGGAGCTGCTCTCCAGTATGTGAGAGACAATGTCTTTACTGTCTCCTCCGGAAGTCGACGCATTGAAGGTGTTCCACAGTTACTGATTCTGCTGAGTGGTGGAAGGTCCTTTGACAATGTTGACACTCCAGCTTCTGCTCTGAAGGAGCTTGGGGTCTTGATCTTTGGAATTGGAACAAGGAGCTCCGATAGCAGAGAATTGCAGAGGATATCACATGATCCCAGttacgctctgtctgtctctgacttcaCTGACCTTCCAAACATCCAGCAGCAACTTCTGTCCTCGGTGGAGGCAGTTGTTATTGAGGTTACGCCAGAATCGACAACAGATTTAG TTGATCATGACACCTCCAGAAAGGATGTGGTATTCCTTGTGGATGGTTCTGATGGCACAAGGAATGGATTCCCAGCAATGCGTGATTTTGTTCAGAGAGTAGTGGGGAAACTCAATGTGGGAGGAGACAAAGACCGCGTTTCTGTTGTCCAGTACGGTAGAGATCAAGAAGTtcatttctatctgaacacatACACCACAAAGGAGGACATTCTTGACACTGTCAGAAGTCTGAGGCACAGAGGAGGTAGACCCCTTAACACTGGGGCAGCCCTCCAATACGTACGGGACAATGTCTTTACTGCCTCCTCTGGAAGCAGAAGCCAAGAGGGCGTCCCTCAGATGCTGATACTGCTGAGTGGGGGAAGGTCCAGTGATAATGTTGACATACCAGCTTCTGCCCTGAAAGAGAGTGGGGTCTTGATCTTTGGCATTGGAACCAGAAATTCCAGCAGAGAGGTTCAAAGGATTGCCACTGATCCTAGTTTTTCCCAGTCTGTTTCTGAATTCTCTGACCTCCCCAGCGTCCAGGAGCAGTTTTTCTCCTCACTCATAACTGTACAAGTTGAGGCCACACCCATAACCCCAAGAGTCATAG TGGACCAAAGCATTGCCAGAAAGGATGTAGTATTCCTGCTGGATGGTTCTGATGGCACTAGGAATGGCTTTCCAGCAATGCGTGACTTTGTTCAAAGAGTGGTAGAGAAACTCactgtggaggagaacagagatcgaGTCTCTGTGGTCCAGTATAGCAGAGAATCAGAGGCCCACTTCTATCTGAACACTTACACAACAAAGGAAGACGTTGTGGACACCGTAAGAGGCCTGAGGCACAAAGGAGGGAgacccctcaacactggggcagcTCTCCAGTATGTCAGGGACAATGTCTTTATTGCCTCCTCCGGAAGTAGGCGCCTTGAAGGTGTTCCACAGATTCTGATACTGCTGAATGGTGGAAGGTCCTTTGACAATGTAGATACACCAGCGTCTGCTCTCAAGGAGCTTGGTGTCTTGGTGTTTGGAATTGGAACAAGGAGCTCTGATAGCAGAGAATTACAAAAATATCCTATGACCCCAGTTATGCTCTTTCCGTGTCTGAATTTACTGACCTCCCCAACGTCCAACAGCAGCTTCTTTCTGCTATGA